The following are encoded in a window of Amycolatopsis lexingtonensis genomic DNA:
- a CDS encoding DUF2945 domain-containing protein: MGKDFKKGDRVRWDAGNQSSVGTVEEKITEDTHAGKRAVKASPDEPQYLVKSEKSGKTAVHHPDKLHKA, translated from the coding sequence ATGGGCAAGGACTTCAAGAAAGGCGACCGCGTCCGCTGGGACGCGGGCAACCAGAGTTCGGTCGGGACGGTCGAGGAGAAGATCACCGAGGACACGCACGCCGGCAAGCGGGCGGTGAAGGCGTCGCCGGACGAGCCGCAGTACCTCGTGAAGAGCGAGAAGTCCGGGAAGACCGCCGTGCACCACCCGGACAAGCTGCACAAGGCCTAA
- a CDS encoding serine hydrolase, with product MSKVEQRIADAFLAAGARGFVHAREIGGAGEVAVGADDPVVLASVFKIPVAVAYAREVVAGRLDETERVRVGKRYRIGGIGTAGCADDVEMSWRDLALFMLTMSDNAATDVIYHRVGQAAVDRVLADLGLGRTRLIGCCEDLFASVLADLGAGEDADLDAVFAGATPEQTWKLAVLDPERTTASTPREITTLLEAIWTDRAAEPAACERVRTIMAQQIWPHRISSGFGSDVRIAAKTGTLPAVRNEAGVLSFPDGRRFAVAVFTRADSLAERQPAVDAAIGKAARLAVDHLRKDTP from the coding sequence GTGAGCAAGGTCGAACAACGGATCGCGGACGCCTTCCTGGCAGCCGGCGCGCGGGGTTTCGTGCACGCGCGGGAGATCGGTGGTGCCGGTGAGGTGGCCGTCGGCGCGGACGACCCGGTGGTGCTGGCGTCGGTGTTCAAGATCCCGGTCGCCGTCGCCTACGCCCGCGAGGTCGTGGCCGGCCGGCTCGACGAAACCGAACGCGTCCGCGTCGGGAAGCGTTACCGCATCGGCGGGATCGGCACCGCGGGCTGCGCCGACGACGTGGAAATGAGCTGGCGCGACCTCGCGCTGTTCATGCTGACCATGAGCGACAACGCGGCGACCGACGTCATTTACCACCGCGTCGGCCAGGCCGCTGTCGACCGCGTCCTCGCCGACCTCGGCCTGGGCCGCACCCGGCTGATCGGCTGCTGCGAGGACCTGTTCGCCTCGGTGCTCGCCGACCTGGGCGCCGGCGAAGACGCCGACCTCGACGCCGTGTTCGCCGGGGCGACCCCCGAGCAGACCTGGAAGCTCGCGGTGCTCGACCCGGAGCGGACGACGGCGTCCACGCCCCGCGAGATCACCACCTTGCTCGAAGCGATCTGGACCGACCGCGCCGCCGAACCGGCCGCGTGCGAGCGGGTGCGCACGATCATGGCGCAGCAGATCTGGCCGCACCGGATCTCCTCCGGGTTCGGCTCCGACGTGCGGATCGCGGCCAAGACCGGCACCCTGCCCGCGGTCCGCAACGAAGCCGGCGTCCTGTCCTTCCCGGACGGCCGCCGCTTCGCCGTCGCGGTCTTCACCCGCGCGGACTCCCTGGCCGAGCGGCAACCCGCCGTCGACGCCGCCATCGGCAAGGCCGCCCGCCTCGCCGTGGACCACCTCCGGAAGGACACACCATGA
- a CDS encoding amidohydrolase family protein produces MRTLLRGGRVVDPGTGFDGTADVLIENGQVAAVGADLDAPDATVVDVTGLVVGPGFVDLHSHVHSVAGQRLQAMDGVTTALDLEAGLMPVERAYAEAAAAGRPLHYGFSASWGAARAQVLAGIEPDANIDSGLAILGNPRWQRSSSKTELAAWLSLLDGELAKGALGIGVLMGYAPATDPGEFLAVAHLAAKAGVPTYTHVRELVEVDPAIPVDGSVEIAVAAGETGAAMHHCHVNSTSGHHVDRVLATLDNARREGSRVTVEAYPYGAGSTAVGAAFIEPDRLRLKGLRPSSVVILETGERVRDEARLLEIRKADPGAPCLLEFLDEDDPRDRGLLHQALAFPDAIVASDAMPVYWRDGRTESTEWPLPPGGTTHPRTAGTFAKTLRLMVRETGTWSWLEAFRRCSYLPSRLLDDVAPGASGKGHLAPGADADIVVLDPDRVTDTATYTDPTRPSQGVRHLFVAGVPVIGAGKLDPEALPGQPLRGEPK; encoded by the coding sequence GTGCGGACACTCTTGCGGGGCGGCCGGGTCGTCGACCCGGGAACCGGGTTCGACGGCACCGCCGACGTGCTCATCGAGAACGGCCAGGTCGCGGCCGTGGGCGCGGACCTGGACGCGCCGGACGCCACCGTGGTCGACGTGACCGGGCTCGTCGTCGGGCCCGGGTTCGTCGATCTGCACAGCCACGTGCACTCCGTCGCCGGGCAGCGGCTGCAGGCCATGGACGGCGTCACCACCGCCCTCGACCTCGAAGCCGGGCTGATGCCGGTCGAACGGGCGTACGCCGAGGCCGCCGCGGCCGGGCGGCCGCTGCACTACGGCTTCTCCGCCTCCTGGGGCGCGGCCCGCGCGCAGGTGCTCGCCGGCATCGAGCCCGACGCGAACATCGACAGTGGCCTGGCGATCCTCGGGAACCCGCGGTGGCAGCGAAGCTCGTCCAAAACGGAACTGGCCGCCTGGCTGTCCCTTTTGGACGGTGAACTGGCGAAGGGCGCGCTGGGCATCGGCGTCCTCATGGGGTACGCGCCGGCCACCGACCCCGGCGAGTTCCTCGCCGTCGCGCACCTCGCCGCGAAGGCCGGCGTGCCGACCTACACCCACGTCCGCGAGCTGGTCGAGGTCGACCCCGCGATCCCGGTCGACGGCTCGGTCGAAATCGCCGTCGCGGCCGGGGAAACCGGCGCCGCCATGCACCACTGCCACGTCAACAGCACCTCCGGCCACCACGTCGACCGCGTCCTCGCCACCCTGGACAACGCCCGCCGCGAGGGCTCGCGCGTCACCGTCGAGGCCTACCCGTACGGCGCCGGCAGCACCGCCGTCGGCGCCGCGTTCATCGAGCCGGACCGCCTGCGGCTGAAGGGACTCCGCCCGTCGAGCGTGGTGATCCTCGAGACGGGGGAGCGGGTCCGCGACGAAGCCCGCCTGCTCGAAATCAGGAAAGCGGACCCGGGCGCGCCGTGCCTGCTGGAGTTCCTCGACGAGGACGACCCCCGCGACCGCGGCCTGCTGCACCAGGCCCTCGCCTTCCCCGACGCGATCGTCGCCAGCGACGCCATGCCGGTGTACTGGAGGGACGGCCGCACCGAGAGCACCGAATGGCCGCTGCCGCCGGGCGGCACGACGCACCCGCGCACCGCCGGCACCTTCGCGAAGACCCTGCGGCTGATGGTCCGCGAAACCGGCACCTGGAGCTGGCTCGAAGCCTTCCGCCGCTGCTCCTACCTGCCTTCGCGGCTCCTCGACGACGTCGCGCCCGGCGCGAGCGGCAAGGGCCACCTCGCCCCGGGCGCGGACGCGGACATCGTCGTGCTCGACCCGGACCGGGTCACCGACACCGCGACCTACACCGACCCCACCCGGCCGTCACAAGGTGTCCGGCACCTCTTCGTGGCCGGTGTGCCGGTGATCGGTGCGGGAAAGCTCGACCCGGAAGCGCTTCCCGGGCAGCCGCTGCGGGGTGAGCCGAAGTGA
- a CDS encoding serine hydrolase domain-containing protein, whose protein sequence is MSKLTELSAWLDRRLPALLAEHKVPGAAVAVYAGGEIIDHAAGVLNKGTGVEADTDSLFQIGSITKIWTTTLALQLADEGLLDLDQPVRKYLPEFKIADEEAAARITVRQLMCHTSGFEGDIFTDTGRGDDCVEKYVATLGDVPQLFAPGEMFSYNNAAFCVLGRVVEVLRGKSYNECLAEHLFVPLGLTHAAASPYEAIRFRAALGHVTPGPGADPEPAGVWALAASNAPAGAMLAMRPRDLVTFAGMHLRDGEGPDGTRVLSAESARAMRERVVELPDLGLMGDAWGLGWSLSEGGAVVGHDGGTIGQSAFLRLAPGHDVAVALLTNGGNPIAVYHEVVGHLLKELTGIELTAPPVPKPDAPRIDATRYVGEYSSSVADITVSQDDDGRVWVERVPKGIFAELAKPEKTELVAMNGDTLILAEPMQGMYLPHAFVGDDGTGRALYLHTGRADRRVSA, encoded by the coding sequence ATGTCGAAGCTCACCGAACTTTCCGCCTGGCTGGACCGCCGCCTCCCCGCGCTGCTGGCCGAACACAAGGTGCCGGGCGCCGCCGTCGCCGTGTACGCCGGTGGCGAGATCATCGACCACGCGGCCGGGGTGCTCAACAAGGGCACCGGGGTCGAGGCCGACACCGATTCGCTGTTCCAGATCGGCTCCATCACCAAGATCTGGACGACCACGCTGGCGCTGCAGCTGGCCGACGAGGGCCTGCTCGACCTCGACCAGCCGGTCCGGAAGTACCTGCCCGAGTTCAAGATCGCCGACGAAGAGGCCGCCGCGCGGATCACGGTCCGGCAGCTGATGTGCCACACGTCCGGCTTCGAGGGCGACATCTTCACCGACACCGGCCGCGGCGACGACTGCGTCGAGAAGTACGTCGCCACCCTGGGCGACGTCCCGCAGCTGTTCGCGCCCGGCGAGATGTTCTCCTACAACAACGCCGCCTTCTGCGTGCTCGGCCGGGTCGTGGAAGTGCTGCGCGGCAAGTCCTACAACGAGTGCCTGGCCGAGCACCTGTTCGTCCCCTTGGGACTGACGCACGCCGCGGCGAGCCCGTACGAGGCCATCCGGTTCCGGGCCGCGCTCGGGCACGTCACGCCCGGGCCCGGCGCCGACCCGGAACCCGCCGGCGTCTGGGCGCTGGCCGCGTCCAACGCCCCGGCCGGCGCGATGCTCGCCATGCGCCCGCGCGACCTGGTGACGTTCGCCGGCATGCACCTGCGCGACGGCGAAGGCCCGGACGGCACCCGCGTGCTCAGCGCGGAAAGCGCCCGCGCCATGCGGGAGCGCGTGGTCGAGCTGCCCGACCTCGGCCTGATGGGCGACGCGTGGGGCCTCGGCTGGTCGCTGTCGGAGGGCGGCGCGGTCGTCGGCCACGACGGCGGCACGATCGGCCAGTCCGCTTTCCTGCGCCTCGCGCCCGGGCACGACGTCGCCGTCGCGCTGCTGACCAACGGCGGCAACCCGATCGCCGTCTACCACGAAGTCGTCGGCCACCTGCTGAAGGAACTGACCGGCATCGAGCTCACCGCACCGCCGGTGCCGAAGCCGGACGCCCCGCGGATCGACGCCACGCGGTACGTCGGCGAGTACTCGTCGTCCGTCGCGGACATCACGGTCAGCCAGGACGACGACGGCCGCGTCTGGGTCGAGCGGGTCCCGAAGGGGATCTTCGCGGAGCTGGCCAAGCCGGAGAAGACCGAGCTGGTCGCGATGAACGGCGACACGCTGATCCTGGCCGAGCCGATGCAGGGCATGTACCTGCCGCACGCGTTCGTCGGCGACGACGGCACCGGGCGCGCGCTGTACCTGCACACCGGCCGCGCCGACCGGCGGGTGAGCGCGTGA
- a CDS encoding GNAT family N-acetyltransferase produces MTEVVTNTAPPLRDEAAAAAATAATTSGVAVRTLAEVADLAAVTRLFESIWRPEPGNPPVTAELLRAMVSAGNYVAGAFDGPELLGACFGFFGGPAKGGLHSHIAGVATRGHGRGIGFALKLHQRAWALRQDVEEISWTFDPLVRRNAHFNLTKLAARPAHYLPDFYGPMHDGINGAGDTDRLLAVWNLTSPPVRAAAGGAPARADAAALRKQGAAVALAADAGGAPVTGPADAATVLVAVPPDIEALRRTDPELGRAWRVALRDVLGGLMAGGASVTGFDRAGWYVVAKERTS; encoded by the coding sequence GTGACTGAAGTCGTGACGAACACAGCCCCGCCGCTGCGGGACGAGGCGGCCGCCGCCGCGGCCACCGCCGCCACGACCTCGGGGGTCGCCGTCCGGACCCTGGCCGAGGTCGCCGACCTGGCCGCCGTGACCCGGCTCTTCGAGTCGATCTGGCGCCCCGAACCGGGAAACCCGCCGGTGACCGCCGAACTGCTGCGCGCCATGGTCTCGGCGGGCAACTACGTGGCCGGCGCCTTCGACGGGCCCGAACTGCTCGGTGCCTGTTTCGGGTTCTTCGGCGGACCGGCGAAGGGAGGGTTGCACAGCCACATCGCCGGCGTCGCCACGCGCGGGCACGGCCGCGGCATCGGCTTCGCGCTCAAGCTGCACCAGCGCGCGTGGGCGCTGCGCCAGGACGTCGAAGAGATCTCCTGGACGTTCGACCCGCTGGTGCGCCGCAACGCCCACTTCAACCTGACCAAGCTCGCCGCCCGCCCGGCCCACTACCTGCCCGACTTCTACGGCCCGATGCACGACGGCATCAACGGCGCCGGCGACACCGACCGGCTGCTGGCCGTGTGGAACCTGACGAGCCCGCCGGTGCGGGCGGCCGCGGGCGGTGCCCCGGCCCGGGCGGACGCCGCTGCGCTGCGCAAGCAGGGCGCCGCGGTCGCGCTGGCCGCGGACGCCGGTGGGGCGCCGGTCACTGGCCCCGCAGACGCGGCCACAGTGCTCGTCGCCGTGCCACCGGACATCGAGGCGCTCCGGCGGACCGACCCGGAGCTGGGCCGGGCGTGGCGGGTCGCGCTGCGGGACGTCCTGGGCGGGTTGATGGCCGGCGGGGCGTCGGTCACCGGATTCGATCGTGCCGGCTGGTACGTGGTCGCGAAGGAGCGCACGTCGTGA
- a CDS encoding helix-turn-helix domain-containing protein, with protein sequence MPALPLLRQVLDAMAADETVLDELVRAARSQSPEVARLPEAENRRHVQFLLSAALRATTNPGTADYTTAEKLGADRAEQGVPLTDLLRGVQAGRTLAARVAVERCRAAGLPDDVILETVLDAERYTGALERHIVKGYHAAELQLSRTVRDARTQLLRTLLLTGPPPTPEELRQAGLRPESRYHCVVSDVSDPARARTLEQALLEFGGVYGLVEGRLTGLAARAPSVEPPDGAVLVVAPAVPLSGLREVHRLCTAAARLAGPGCHDLTALAGSLALAAQPVLADLLTTSSLGALDPANPFHRELAATALAYLDHGQRLRTTAEALHLHPNTVRYRLDRLAELTPLALAENSGGRVLDAVRSWWALHHWLGDAG encoded by the coding sequence GTGCCGGCGTTGCCGCTGCTCCGGCAGGTGCTCGACGCGATGGCCGCAGACGAGACCGTGCTGGACGAGCTGGTGCGCGCGGCCCGCAGCCAGTCCCCGGAAGTCGCGCGGCTGCCGGAAGCGGAGAACCGCCGCCACGTCCAGTTCCTGCTCTCCGCGGCGCTGCGGGCGACGACGAACCCCGGCACGGCCGACTACACGACGGCGGAGAAGCTGGGCGCCGACCGCGCGGAGCAGGGTGTCCCGCTCACCGACCTGCTGCGCGGCGTCCAGGCGGGCCGGACGCTCGCCGCGCGCGTCGCCGTCGAACGCTGCCGGGCGGCCGGGCTGCCCGACGACGTCATCCTCGAGACGGTCCTGGACGCCGAGCGCTACACCGGCGCGCTGGAACGCCACATCGTCAAGGGTTACCACGCGGCCGAGCTCCAGCTGTCGCGCACGGTCCGCGACGCGCGGACCCAGCTGCTGCGCACCCTGCTCCTCACCGGGCCGCCGCCGACGCCGGAGGAGCTCCGGCAGGCGGGACTGCGGCCCGAAAGCCGGTACCACTGCGTGGTTTCCGACGTCAGCGATCCGGCGCGGGCCCGCACCCTCGAACAGGCACTGCTGGAGTTCGGCGGGGTCTACGGCCTGGTCGAGGGCAGGCTCACCGGCTTGGCGGCCCGTGCCCCCTCGGTCGAACCGCCCGACGGCGCGGTGCTCGTCGTCGCGCCCGCGGTTCCGCTGTCCGGACTTCGGGAAGTCCATCGCCTGTGCACGGCGGCGGCCCGCCTGGCGGGCCCCGGCTGCCACGACCTCACGGCGCTGGCGGGCAGTCTCGCGCTGGCCGCTCAGCCGGTGCTCGCCGACCTGCTCACGACGTCGTCGCTCGGCGCGCTGGACCCGGCGAACCCGTTCCACCGCGAGCTGGCGGCGACGGCGCTGGCCTACCTGGATCACGGGCAGCGCCTGCGGACGACGGCGGAGGCATTGCACCTGCACCCGAACACGGTCCGGTACCGGCTGGACCGGCTCGCGGAGCTGACCCCGCTGGCCTTGGCGGAAAACAGCGGCGGCCGGGTCCTCGACGCGGTGCGGTCGTGGTGGGCGCTGCACCATTGGCTGGGCGATGCGGGCTGA
- the menC gene encoding o-succinylbenzoate synthase yields MKLTGVELLRVRMPLVAPFRTSFGTQAERELLLLRAVTSEGEGWGECGAMVDPLYSSEYVDGVEHVLRTFLVPALLAAGDLTANKVAPLLAKFKGHRMAKAALEMAVLDAELRAHGVSFGTALGSTTDSVPCGVSVGIMDTVPKLLDVVAGYLDDGYVRIKLKIEPGWDVEPVRAVRERFGDILLQVDANTAYTLSDVPQLQRLDPFELLLIEQPLEEEDVLGHAELAKHIRTPICLDESVVSARSAADAIRLGACRIVNIKPSRVGGYLEARRVHDVCAAHGVPVWCGGMIETGLGRAANVALASLPGFTLPGDTSASDRFYRTDITEPFVLEAGRLPVPSGPGLGVAPIPERLAEVTTAKAWLAS; encoded by the coding sequence GTGAAACTCACCGGGGTGGAACTGCTCCGCGTCCGGATGCCGCTGGTGGCACCGTTCCGGACGTCGTTCGGCACGCAGGCCGAGCGCGAACTGCTGCTCCTGCGGGCGGTGACGTCGGAAGGCGAGGGCTGGGGCGAGTGCGGCGCGATGGTCGACCCGCTCTACTCCTCGGAGTACGTCGACGGTGTCGAGCACGTGCTGCGCACCTTCCTCGTGCCCGCGCTGCTCGCCGCCGGGGACCTGACCGCGAACAAGGTCGCGCCGCTGCTGGCGAAGTTCAAGGGTCACCGGATGGCCAAGGCCGCACTGGAAATGGCGGTCCTGGACGCCGAGCTGCGCGCCCACGGCGTGTCCTTCGGGACCGCGCTGGGGTCCACAACGGACTCTGTGCCGTGCGGGGTGTCGGTCGGCATCATGGACACCGTCCCGAAGCTGCTCGATGTCGTCGCCGGCTACCTCGACGACGGGTACGTCCGGATCAAGCTGAAGATCGAGCCCGGCTGGGACGTCGAGCCGGTCCGCGCGGTCCGCGAACGCTTCGGGGACATCCTGCTCCAGGTCGACGCGAACACCGCGTACACGCTCTCGGACGTGCCCCAGCTGCAACGGCTCGACCCGTTCGAGCTGCTGCTCATCGAGCAGCCGCTGGAGGAGGAAGACGTCCTCGGGCACGCCGAGCTGGCGAAGCACATCCGGACGCCGATCTGCCTCGACGAGTCCGTCGTCTCCGCGCGCTCGGCCGCCGACGCGATCAGGCTCGGCGCCTGCCGGATTGTCAACATCAAGCCGAGCCGGGTCGGCGGCTACCTCGAAGCGCGGCGGGTGCACGACGTCTGCGCCGCGCACGGCGTGCCGGTCTGGTGCGGCGGGATGATCGAGACCGGGCTCGGCCGGGCCGCCAACGTCGCACTGGCGTCGCTGCCCGGCTTCACGCTGCCGGGCGACACCTCGGCGTCGGACCGGTTCTACCGCACCGACATCACCGAGCCGTTCGTCCTGGAAGCCGGCCGGCTGCCGGTGCCGTCCGGTCCCGGTCTCGGCGTCGCGCCGATCCCGGAGCGGCTGGCCGAGGTGACGACCGCGAAGGCGTGGCTCGCGTCATGA
- a CDS encoding HIT family protein, with the protein MAELKRMPATTDGGECIFCAIATGRAPAAFVHEDDDFAAVVDLRPVTTGHLLVLPRAHHADLASLPAETGGRMFAVAQTLAAALRRTDLPCEGINLYLADGKAAGQEIPHVHLHVIPRHAGDGFVMTADWRVRSREELTEVAAKVKAAL; encoded by the coding sequence ATGGCTGAACTCAAGCGCATGCCGGCGACCACCGACGGCGGCGAATGCATCTTCTGCGCCATCGCCACCGGCCGCGCCCCGGCGGCGTTCGTGCACGAGGACGACGACTTCGCCGCCGTCGTCGACCTGCGCCCGGTCACCACCGGGCACCTGCTCGTCCTTCCCCGCGCGCACCACGCGGACCTGGCCTCGCTGCCGGCCGAGACGGGCGGCCGGATGTTCGCCGTCGCGCAGACGCTGGCCGCGGCCCTGCGCCGCACCGACCTGCCGTGCGAGGGCATCAACCTCTACCTCGCCGACGGCAAGGCCGCCGGTCAGGAGATCCCCCACGTCCACCTGCACGTGATCCCCCGCCACGCCGGCGACGGCTTCGTCATGACCGCCGACTGGCGGGTGCGGTCCCGCGAGGAGCTGACCGAGGTCGCGGCGAAGGTCAAGGCCGCGCTTTAG
- a CDS encoding YncE family protein yields the protein MRTSPTRRRSYLSRAAYAFSAAALLVTGAAVPATGAPAALREVMFVGNNWDGTADVIQSRGSFARIGRVNIIPDKDDRLREIYLNPVKLAFFLGIRNGPGEGHDQFVDDMYTTPDGASVVASRPSFADVVSINLGTGRINWRFPVSGFRSDHMAVSPDGRRVAVSASTSNTVHVLDIVTGQQVGSFATGDKPHENVFTGGGRYLWNMSIGEVNTDLDDPGWDFTKGDRRITVVDATTFAQVKVIDMRQRLDAFGRRDLSDAVRPVAFTPDESKLYFQVSFFNGFLEYDVATDKITRVKELPKNPATSDDRTTFVNDSRHHGLSMSPAGDKLCVAGTMDDYATVVDRATLQQAALVPAVKPYWATVSGDGTACVISEAGADQVTAIDFATGQKRVSVPVGDHPQRVRIGHVPEGWTGPSA from the coding sequence GTGCGCACTTCCCCGACCCGACGGCGGTCGTACCTCTCGCGCGCGGCGTACGCGTTTTCCGCCGCCGCCCTGCTGGTGACCGGCGCCGCGGTACCCGCGACCGGTGCCCCCGCGGCCCTGCGGGAGGTGATGTTCGTCGGCAACAACTGGGACGGGACGGCGGACGTCATCCAGTCGCGGGGCTCGTTCGCCCGCATCGGGCGCGTGAACATCATCCCGGACAAGGACGACCGGCTGCGGGAGATCTACCTCAACCCGGTCAAGCTGGCGTTCTTCCTCGGCATCCGCAACGGCCCCGGCGAGGGCCACGACCAGTTCGTCGACGACATGTACACCACCCCGGACGGTGCTTCGGTGGTGGCGTCGCGGCCCAGCTTCGCCGACGTCGTGTCGATCAACCTCGGCACCGGGCGGATCAACTGGCGCTTCCCGGTGTCGGGCTTCCGCTCCGACCACATGGCCGTCTCGCCGGACGGGCGCCGCGTCGCCGTGTCCGCCTCGACGTCGAACACCGTGCACGTGCTGGACATCGTGACCGGGCAGCAGGTCGGCTCCTTCGCCACCGGCGACAAGCCGCACGAGAACGTGTTCACCGGCGGCGGCCGGTACCTCTGGAACATGTCGATCGGCGAGGTCAACACCGACCTCGACGACCCGGGCTGGGACTTCACCAAGGGGGACCGGCGGATCACCGTCGTCGACGCCACGACGTTCGCCCAGGTCAAGGTGATCGACATGCGGCAGCGCCTCGACGCCTTCGGGCGGCGCGACCTGTCCGACGCGGTGCGGCCGGTGGCGTTCACCCCGGACGAGTCGAAGCTGTACTTCCAGGTCTCGTTCTTCAACGGCTTCCTGGAGTACGACGTCGCGACCGACAAGATCACGCGCGTCAAGGAACTGCCGAAGAACCCGGCCACCAGCGACGACCGCACCACCTTCGTCAACGACTCGCGCCACCACGGCCTGTCGATGAGCCCGGCGGGCGACAAGCTCTGCGTCGCGGGCACGATGGACGACTACGCCACGGTCGTCGACCGCGCGACCCTGCAGCAGGCCGCGCTGGTGCCGGCGGTGAAGCCGTACTGGGCCACGGTCAGCGGCGACGGCACCGCGTGCGTCATCTCCGAGGCCGGCGCCGACCAGGTCACCGCGATCGACTTCGCCACGGGCCAGAAGCGCGTTTCGGTCCCGGTGGGCGACCACCCGCAACGGGTCCGGATCGGGCACGTGCCCGAGGGCTGGACCGGCCCGAGCGCCTGA
- a CDS encoding M20 family metallopeptidase: MIDDIEALVRCESPSEDHEAVARSAEVVAAIGRRLLGIEPERIVTDGCTHLRWRFGEPRVLLLGHHDTVWPLGSLRTHPFEVRDGVLRGPGCFDMKAGVVMALHAAAALPDRDGLSILITGDEEIGSPLSRPLIEDEAKTCDAVLVLEASADGGALKTRRKGVSRYWVEVEGRAAHAGLEPEKGVNAGIEVAHQILAVAALADAEKGTTVVPTALSAGTTTNTVPAAASVAVDARVWDTDEQDRVDRAIRSLAPVVDGSWIRIGGGINRAPLDAKASAGLFVLANELAGELGLGPLAESAVGGASDGNFTAGLGIPTLDGLGAVGGGAHADDEHVLVAELPRRTRLLVALAETLLARGSSSAPTNARGESGAAQR; this comes from the coding sequence GTGATCGACGACATCGAGGCGCTCGTCCGCTGCGAATCCCCGTCGGAGGACCACGAAGCCGTCGCGCGCAGCGCCGAGGTCGTCGCCGCGATCGGACGGCGGCTCCTCGGGATCGAGCCGGAACGGATCGTCACCGACGGCTGCACGCACCTGCGGTGGCGGTTCGGCGAGCCGCGGGTCCTGCTGCTCGGCCACCACGACACCGTGTGGCCGCTGGGTTCCCTGCGCACCCACCCGTTCGAGGTCCGCGACGGCGTCCTGCGCGGTCCCGGCTGCTTCGACATGAAGGCCGGCGTCGTGATGGCCCTGCACGCCGCCGCGGCGCTGCCCGACCGCGACGGCCTGTCGATCCTGATCACCGGCGACGAGGAGATCGGCTCGCCGCTGTCCCGGCCGCTGATCGAGGACGAGGCCAAGACCTGCGACGCGGTGCTCGTGCTCGAAGCCTCGGCCGACGGCGGGGCGCTGAAGACCCGCCGCAAAGGCGTTTCCCGGTACTGGGTCGAGGTCGAAGGCCGCGCCGCGCACGCCGGGCTCGAACCGGAGAAGGGCGTCAACGCCGGGATCGAGGTCGCCCACCAGATCCTCGCCGTGGCCGCGCTCGCGGACGCGGAAAAAGGCACCACCGTCGTCCCGACCGCGCTCAGCGCCGGGACGACGACCAACACCGTGCCCGCCGCGGCGAGCGTCGCGGTCGACGCGCGCGTGTGGGACACCGACGAGCAGGACCGCGTGGACCGGGCCATCCGCAGCCTGGCCCCGGTCGTCGACGGCTCCTGGATCCGGATCGGCGGCGGCATCAACCGGGCACCGCTGGACGCGAAGGCGTCGGCCGGGCTGTTCGTGCTCGCGAACGAACTCGCCGGCGAGCTCGGGCTCGGGCCGCTCGCCGAGTCGGCCGTCGGCGGGGCGTCCGACGGCAATTTCACCGCGGGGCTGGGCATTCCGACGCTCGACGGCCTCGGCGCGGTCGGCGGCGGTGCCCACGCCGACGACGAACACGTCCTCGTCGCGGAGCTGCCCCGCCGCACCCGGTTGCTCGTGGCGCTCGCCGAAACCCTGCTGGCGCGGGGAAGTTCGTCCGCGCCGACGAACGCGCGGGGCGAATCCGGTGCGGCACAACGGTGA